One window from the genome of Osmerus eperlanus chromosome 3, fOsmEpe2.1, whole genome shotgun sequence encodes:
- the LOC134016976 gene encoding protocadherin-8-like: MEEDERGTEIGILKKDLEIGESGSRFRFIEQPNICLINMREVDGQLSIGQRLDREELCHRSPHCMLPLDVVASYNDSFHLIHVVIEVRDINDHSPLFPVTDTYIEVIESASLGTRFPIEIASDKDIGQNDIQNYYISSNNHFNIKEQTDEGGDRYAYLMIVTELDRETEDTFTILVMAMDGGSPPKSGILTVHVKIVDFNDNSPSFVDDFVSVDVYEDRLVGVLISQLNATDPDEGKNGEIMFAFAEHTPADIQNIFTIDSFTGRLVLAGEVDFEITPFYEFKIKAFDLGLNSVPAVCTVRINILDVNDNFPLIFIKPFVFDKVVYISEHAAEGSFVAVISTMDSDSGLNGQVRCFLQGHEHFRLQKANESNTHIIMTTTHLDRETQDEYNLTFVAMDFGTPQLKTTTEYTVRVSDENDNTPLFNKVVYEVWVEENNIVGAFIMSVLAFDPDLGQNADITYKLTDDQSNTIFPSTQYVSINPLSGSLYALETFDYEQIKDIKLKVQASDSGYPELSTTALVWIRIVDKNDCPPVITYPRLVNGVAFAFWATDASSDIPVMRIKAQDADEGLNAELKFLILEDARKLFAVNERTGSLYLQGKQCNPSEKILQESSW; encoded by the exons ATGGAAGAGGACGAAAGGGGCACTGAAATTGGAATCCTAAAGAAAGACTTGGAAATTGGTGAATCTGGATCGCGTTTTCGATTCATCGAGCAACCCAATATCTGTTTGATTAACATGAGAGAGGTGGATGGACAGCTGTCGATAGGTCAACGACTCGACCGAGAGGAACTGTGTCATCGCTCACCACACTGCATGCTTCCGCTGGATGTAGTCGCAAGTTATAATGACAGCTTTCACCTAATTCATGTGGTGATTGAAGTCCGGGACATTAATGACCACTCACCGTTGTTCCCTGTCACTGACACTTATATTGAGGTCATTGAAAGCGCGTCTTTGGGAACACGGTTCCCCATAGAAATAGCCTCGGATAAAGATATTGGCCAAAATGACATCCAAAACTACTATATTTCATCTAACAACCATTTTAATATCAAAGAGCAAACGGATGAAGGCGGAGATAGATACGCATATCTCATGATAGTTACAGaactggacagagagacagaagacacttttacCATTTTGGTCATGGCAATGGATGGTGGAAGTCCACCCAAGTCTGGTATACTGACAGTGCACGTCAAAATAGTAGATTTTAACGATAACAGTCCATCTTTTGTAGACGACTTTGTCAGTGTGGACGTCTATGAGGATAGATTAGTAGGTGTCTTGATTTCACAGCTAAATGCAACAGACCCTGACGAGGGCAAGAATGGTGAAATCATGTTTGCGTTTGCAGAACATACACCTGCAGATATTCAAAACATATTCACAATCGATTCATTTACAGGGCGTTTGGTTCTCGCTGGAGAGGTTGATTTTGAGATAACTCCTTTTTATGAATTCAAAATTAAGGCATTTGATTTAGGACTTAACTCTGTGCCAGCCGTGTGCACTGTCAGAATAAATATATTAGATGTTAATGACAACTTCCCCCTCATTTTTATAAAACCGTTCGTGTTTGACAAAGTTGTTTACATTAGCGAGCACGCGGCAGAGGGAAGTTTCGTTGCTGtgatcagcaccatggacagcgacTCTGGGTTGAACGGTcaagttagatgttttttgcaGGGTCATGAGCATTTCAGACTCCAGAAGGCCAACGAAAGTAATACCCACATTATAATGACAACCACACATTTAGATAGAGAAACACAGGATGAATACAACCTAACTTTTGTGGCAATGGACTTTGGAACACCACAGCTAAAAACAACGACGGAATACACAGTCCGAGTGAGTGACGAAAATGATAACACCCCTCTTTTCAATAAAGTAGTCTACGAAGTTTGGGTCGAAGAGAACAACATTGTGGGGGCATTTATAATGTCTGTGTTGGCGTTTGACCCCGATCTCGGCCAGAACGCTGACATTACATACAAACTAACAGATGATCAGTCGAACACAATTTTCCCTTCAACACAGTATGTGTCAATTAATCCACTGTCAGGGTCGCTATATGCACTGGAGACATTCGATTATGAGCAGATAAAAGACATCAAATTGAAAGTACAGGCCAGTGACAGTGGATACCCAGAGCTATCAACAACGGCATTAGTTTGGATTAGAATTGTGGACAAGAATGACTGCCCTCCAGTGATAACATATCCTCGTTTAGTAAATGGTGTCGCTTTTGCTTTTTGGGCCACTGATGCGTCTAGTGATATCCCAGTGATGCGGATCAAAGCGCAGGACGCAGATGAGGGACTGAATGCAGAACTGAAGTTCCTTATCTTGGAGGACGCACGCAAATTATTTGCAGTCAATGAACGGACTGGCAGCCTGTATCTCCAAGGAAAACAGTGTAACCCCTCTGAGAAAATACTACAG GAGTCGTCCTGGTAA
- the pcdh8 gene encoding protocadherin-8, whose amino-acid sequence MGFCIIRGVGELVVIVWLFYCVQCTTTRYFTYEEDAPGTEIGHLSRDLKIDPSEDPETSFSFMQESNSSVIQMREIDGLLTVGETIDREQLCPRSPRCFVAFNIVALSKEKFQLIHVEIEVKDINDNPPQFLHNETKLEISENVSLDSRFPLPIAIDHDVGSNYIQSYHISPSSNFVVDVRTREDGVKYAELVLVKKLDREVEDSYTIEVTATDGGEPPRSGSITVYITVLDFNDNSPTFEHNSLTVELYEDSPIGHRVLKVHAFDPDASINGEVIYGFVDDPTSEVARVFNIDTYSGDVTLRALVDYEIKRSYELNIKASDLGMHSVPSTCKVVVDIVDVNDNPPEIKIKPMTSTSDGVAFITEAAAEESFVALISTSDRDSSSNGYVRTSLHGHQHFKLQQAYGDTFMIVTTTTLDRERIPEYNLTVLAEDLGTPPFKTIKQYTIRVTDENDNAPLFSKSLFEVSVLENNIPGSYVTTVVARDLDTGKNAKVSYKLMDSEVTGGASILTYVSIDPATGSLYSLRSFDFETLKQIEFTIQAEDHGSPQRSSTSTIRIKVVDQNDNYPRFTFPVLFNDSADVALPYNAPLGYLALRVKGEDEDEGVNAELSYHIVQGNSNFAMNKDTGEIALKQGLTSQIGDVLEMKIAVSDSGRAPLSTSATIRFTVTDSQPSEDQLVIMLPPSDEEWPSLDVSLLVIVMLGGGCALLLIAIVIVVVTCKLNRKRRNQGSKKEVTQRLFDCRPLHVQRPTEPNMYGGHRGCFSNKASSSLEDSSLYEERSVDSETKIFLAPKPFQPTSVWQGDKYCLQLSGTGNTDQLSVKDSGKGDSDFNDSDSDISGDGGKRNLSTFQPCSKGSSNAANTLAVDWQGTYCVIPTHSFQDSGDNAYTIGFSPAPVNNNPIGYPLSWKDSGYNTNFPKPRSSLQTFSRTGTLPSYFSHQQSKSAVGGRHKHKPEIVTVATESEVATIF is encoded by the exons ATGGGGTTCTGCATAATTAGAGGAGTTGGAGAGTTGGTGGTGATTGTTTGGTTGTTTTATTGTGTTCAGTGTACAACGACAAGATACTTCACTTACGAAGAGGATGCGCCTGGGACAGAGATAGGACATCTCTCTCGGGATTTAAAGATTGACCCATCGGAAGACCCTGAGACTTCATTCAGTTTTATGCAAGAGTCAAACTCCTCTGTAATTCAAATGCGTGAGATTGATGGACTTCTAACCGTCGGGGAAACAATTGACAGAGAGCAACTCTGTCCGCGCTCCCCCAGATGCTTTGTCGCGTTTAATATTGTCGCTTTGTCAAAAGAAAAGTTTCAACTGATTCACGTCGAGATTGAGGTGAAGGACATTAACGACAACCCTCCTCAATTTCTCCACAACGAGACAAAACTGGAGATATCCGAGAACGTTTCCTTGGACTCCAGATTTCCTTTGCCAATAGCAATTGACCACGATGTGGGAAGTAACTACATCCAGAGTTACCATATTTCTCCCTCGAGCAATTTTGTCGTTGATGTGCGCACGAGGGAAGATGGagtaaagtatgcagaacttgTGTTGGTGAAAAAACTGGACAGAGAAGTTGAGGATTCATATACCATCGAAGTGACGGCCACCGATGGAGGGGAGCCACCCAGGTCTGGATCAATTACGGTCTACATCACTGTACTGGACTTTAATGACAATAGCCCGACTTTTGAACATAATTCACTCACAGTTGAACTTTACGAAGACTCGCCTATAGGTCATCGCGTTCTGAAAGTGCACGCTTTTGACCCAGATGCTAGCATTAATGGCGAGGTGATATATGGCTTTGTCGACGATCCGACCTCTGAAGTAGCGCGTGTTTTTAATATTGACACCTATTCTGGTGATGTGACTTTGAGAGCCTTGGTTGATTATGAGATCAAGAGATCATACGAGTTGAACATCAAGGCCTCAGATTTAGGCATGCACTCTGTCCCTTCCACCTGCAAAGTTGTCGTGGACATTGTTGACGTAAACGACAACCCaccagaaattaaaatcaagcCAATGACTTCTACAAGTGACGGGGTTGCTTTCATTACGGAGGCCGCCGCGGAGGAGAGCTTTGTGGCCCTTATCAGCACGTCAGACAGAGACTCAAGTTCAAACGGCTACGTCCGAACAAGCCTTCATGGACACCAGCACTTCAAACTGCAGCAGGCTTATGGAGACACATTCATGATAGTAACTACTACTACTTTAGATCGCGAAAGAATCCCTGAGTATAACCTTACTGTCTTGGCTGAAGACCTTGGAACCCCACCATTCAAAACCATCAAGCAGTATACCATCCGAGTTACTGACGAAAATGACAATGCTCCTCTGTTTAGCAAATCATTATTTGAAGTTTCAGTCCTGGAAAACAATATCCCAGGGTCTTATGTAACCACAGTTGTTGCACGGGATCTAGATACtggaaaaaatgctaaagtcTCATACAAACTCATGGATTCAGAGGTGACTGGAGGTGCATCAATTTTAACTTATGTTTCTATAGACCCAGCCACAGGGTCATTGTATAGTCTGAGATCGTTTGATTTTGAGACCCTTAAGCAGATTGAATTCACCATCCAAGCAGAAGACCACGGCTCACCTCAGCGATCAAGCACATCTACAATCCGGATAAAAGTTGTTGATCAGAATGATAACTATCCCCGTTTCACTTTCCCTGTTTTGTTCAATGACTCTGCTGATGTTGCTCTGCCTTACAACGCACCCCTGGGATATCTAGCTCTAAGGGTCAAAGGtgaagatgaggatgaaggTGTCAATGCTGAACTCTCCTACCATATTGTACAGGGTAATTCGAACTTTGCCATGAACAAAGACACTGGGGAGATTGCTTTGAAACAGGGGCTGACTTCACAAATTGGAGACGTGCTGGAAATGAAGATCGCTGTGAGCGACAGTGGGAGGGCCCCCCTTTCAACCAGTGCCACTATTAGGTTTACTGTCACAGACTCACAGCCTTCTGAAGACCAGCTTGTCATCATGTTACCACCGAGTGATGAGGAGTGGCCCAGCTTGGATGTTTCCCTCCTGGTTATCGTTATGCTTGGTGGGGGGTGTGCGCTGCTGCTGATTGCCATTGTGATAGTTGTTGTCACATGCAAGCTGAACCGAAAAAGAAGAAACCAGGGCTCCAAGAAGGAAGTGACCCAACGTCTGTTCGACTGCAGGCCTCTTCACGTGCAGAGACCGACTGAACCTAACATGTATGGTGGCCATAGAGGTTGCTTCAGCAACAAGGCAAGCTCATCACTGGAGGATTCAAGTCTCTATGAAGAGAGGAGTGTAGACTCCGAGACAAAG ATATTCCTGGCCCCTAAGCCGTTTCAACCAACTTCTGTGTGGCAAGGTGACAAATACTGCCTGCAGCTAAG TGGCACTGGGAACACAGACCAGCTAAGCGTGAAGGACAGTGGCAAAGGGGACAGCGATTTCAATGACAGTGACTCTGACATCAGCGGGGATGGAGGAAAGAGGAACCTCAGTACATTTCAGCCCTGCTCCAAGG GTTCATCCAATGCTGCTAACACTCTGGCTGTGGATTGGCAAGGCACTTACTGTGTAATACCAACCCATAGCTTTCAGGACTCAGGAGACAATGCATACACAATAGGCTTTTCACCAGCACCAGTCAACAACAATCCCATTGGCTATCCCCTCTCCTGGAAAGACTCTGGGTATAACACCAACTTTCCCAAACCAAGAAGCAGCTTGCAGACATTCTCCAGGACAGGCACTCTCCCCTCTTACTTTTCCCATCAGCAGAGCAAGTCAGCAGTTGGTGGAAGGCACAAGCACAAACCGGAAATTGTTACTGTGGCAACAGAGTCTGAAGTTGCAACCATTTTTTAA